The genome window GGCGGTGTTCTTCATGGGCTATTTCTACGCCGAGGCCCTGCTGATGTCCGAGACCGGCCATTCCATCGGGGCCATCCAGATAGCCGGCACCACCGCCATCACCCAGCTGCCGTTCTTCATCGCCTCCTGCGATTACACCCTGATCGGCGAGGAGATGCTGGCGGCCTCCTGCTATCTGAAGAAGGATCCCCAGCTGCTGGGCAGCCTCAAGGGGGAGGATTTCGTCAAGGCCTTTCTGATAATCGGCTTTGCCCTGATGGCTCTCTGGGGCACGGCGGGATATATTTTGAACAATGCGGGAAACCCCTGGATGATGAACGTCTTCCAGGCCGTCAAGAACTGGTTCATAACCGGTTAGATTCCGGCAGAGGAGATACAAAATGAAAAAAGAGATACCCTTGGCCATAACCTTCATCACCGGGCTGATAATCATCGTGACCTTCTTCATCCCCCACCAGCCGCTGGGGACCATGCAGCAGAGGCTGTTGTTGTGGTATTCCATCGTGCTGGGCTTCACCATGCTGCTGGGAATGGACAGCCTGCTGCGCAGCAACCTCCGGAAGATCGCCAAGCGTTCGCCGGGCTGGCCCTTCGCCCTGGTGCTGATCATCGGTTTTTTGGGGACCCTGATCGCCGGCATCTACACCTGGGCCACCAGCGAATCCCTGCTGAGCCTGGGCTCGTCATTCATGTATGTCTACACCTATTTCATCATTCCCCTGCAGGCCACCATGTTCTCACTGCTGGCCTTCTTCATCGCCTCGGCCGCCTACCGGGCCTTCCGGGCCAGGACCCTGGAGGCCACCCTGCTGCTGATAACCGCCGCCATCGTGATGCTGGGCCGGGTGCCCATCGGAGCCGAGATCTGGGACAAATTTCCGCTGATCCAGGACTGGATCATGGAGGTCCCCCAGATGGCCGCCAAGCGGGGCATCGTCATGGGGGTGGCCCTGGGTACCATAGCCATGTCACTCCGGGTGATCCTGGGGCTGGAAAGAACCTACCTTACATAAATTAAGGTGATAAAGGAGATGGTGAAATGAAATTCTTTGAAAACATAGCCAACATAGACAGCCGGATCATCTACCTGCTGTTGTTCATCGTAGTGCTGATCCCGGTGGCCTTCAAGCTGGTCCTGCCGGTAAGGGTTTCCGAGCCGGTCCAGGCGGCCTACGATTCCATCGAAAAACTGCCGGAGGGGTCGGTGATCCTTTTCTCGGTGGATTACGATGCCTCCTCGGCGCCCGAGATCCAGCCGATGCTGCTGGCCACCTTGCGGCACGCCTTCAGCAAAAAGCACAAAGTAGTTCTGCTGGGGCAGTGGGCCCTGGGCCTGCCGTTCGGCGAGATCGGCCTCAACGAGATCGCCCCCCAGTTCGACGCCAAATACGGGGTGGATTACGTCAACCTGGGCTACCGCCCCGGATACCGGGCCCAGATGGTGGGGATGGGGCGGGATATCCGCGACTTCTTCGCCAGCGATTACAAAGGCACTCCGGTCGACTCCATTCCCCTGATGCATGGCATTCACAACTACAACGACATAGACCTGCTGGTGGGCCTGGAGGCCGGTCAGGCCGGGGATGAGTGGATCCAGTTCGCCGGCGCCCGCTACGGGATCAACATCATCATCGGGGCCACCGGGGTCATCGCCCCGGACATGTTCCACTATCTGCAGGCCAAACAGATCAAGGGCCTGGTGGGCGGCCTGCAGGGGGCGGCCGAATACGAGACCCTGGTCAAGCATGCCGGGACCGGCATCGCCGGGATGGTGGCCCAGTCTTACGCCCATCTGCTGCTGTTGGGGTTCATCCTGATAGGCAATGTGGGCTATTTCGTGATCAGAAGGAGGAAACAAGCATGATGCAGATAATCGGGACCTGGATAGCGGCCGGGCTGACCCTGGCCATATTTTCATTCCTCTATAAGGACAACCCCTTCTACAAATTCGCCGAGCACCTCTATGTGGGGGTCTCGGCCGCCTATGCCATACTGTATGTCTTCTATTTTGACGTCAAGCCGCTGCTGATCGAGAAGTTCATCTCCGAGCAGGGGGCCGAGCGCTGGATCATACTGATCCCGGCGGCCTTCGGCCTGATCATGCTGGCCCGCTGGATACCCAAGATCTCCTGGCTGTCCCGCTGGTCCATCGCCCTGACGGTGGGGATCGCCGCCGGGCTGGGCATCACCGGACAGATCCAGGGGATCCTACTGCCCCAGATCCGGGGCACACTGGTTTCGCTGACCACCGTAAACAACGCCATAATGGTGATCGGGGTGATCGCCACCCTGATCTATTTCTATTTTTCCATTGCCCACCAGGGCGTCGTCAAACACGGAGCCAGGCTGGGAATGGTCTTTATCATGGTGGCCTTCGGGGCCAGCTTCGGATACACCGTCATGGCCCGCATCTCGCTGCTGATCGGTCGACTGCATTTCCTGGTGTACGAGTGGCTCCATCTTGTTAAATGAGCCGCCGGGGGCCTTGAAATTTTAAGGGGGATGGAATTATGGAAGACCTGACCGGAATAAAAGGGGTGCTGGGCTTTGCGGTCTACGTCAGCGACAGCCAGGTGTCCGGCTCGGCCAAGGGGAAGCTGGGCGACAAGGCCTCGGACATAGAACAGTTCTGGGTCAACGCCGCTTCGGTGATATCAAACAATCTGAACCTGGGGGAGGTCAAAGAAGTGGCGGTCGGCGGGAAGGACCGCCAGGTGCTGATGGTGATGTCCCCCGACAAGACCGTCCTGTGCGAACTGGATCCCAAGGCCAACTGGAAGAGCATCTCCGCCGAAGTAAGGAGGAAGATGTGATGTCTTTACAAGACGCTTTAAAGACCAAGCTGGCCGGGCAGAAGGCGGCCTTCGTGATAGATGGATCAGGCAAGTGTCAGCAGCAGGGAGGGGATGAATCGGCCATCCTGCAGAGCACCCAGTTCGCCAAGCAGATATACGACATCGTCGGACTGTCTTCGCTGGACACCCTGTGGGTCAGCGCCGGGAACGGAACCTTTGTCACTAAAACAACCTCCCAGGGGCAGGCCGGGCTGATACTGGACCAGAATCCGGACATACCATCGGCCCTAAGTTTCATAGACAAAGCCCTGTCCTCATCGACCGACGGGCCGGCCGCCGGGACCGGGGATGTGATGGGAAAGGTGCGGAAGATAGCCGCCGAATACCTGACCGACTTCGCCGACACCGCCCTGATGATCCAGATCAAGCAGGCCGGGCTGGAGGAGAAGAACCCCCGGCCGGACCAGCTGGAGAAGCTGGCCGCCGGGCTGGAGAAGGCGGCCCTGATGATCACCGGGCCGGAGAAGGCCAGGGAGATGGCCGAACAGATAAGGAAGGCGATAAAATAAGCGATGGAAAGATTGGCCGTAATAACCGATCCCTGCACCGCCACCGGATTCCGGATGGCTGGCATAGAGACCCATGAGGTGGCCGACATCCACCAGATGCGCAGCAAGGTGCTGGAGCTGATGAAGAGCGACAGCTACGGCATGATAGCGGTCAACGAGGACCTGGGCGGGGACCTGGGGGATGACATCAACCGCCTGATCAAGGGCCGGGCCCTGCCGGTGATCCTGCCGTTCCCGGTTCCCCAGGGCGGGGTGGTGGAGTCGGGCGAGGCTTATCTTTCCAAATTAGTCAAGCAGGCCATAGGGTTCTACGTCAAGTTGAAATGAACTTTGAGATGCAGACGGATTCAAACAGATTTGCACACTCTTAACCCAGCCCTTAAGGACTGGGTTAAGGATGGTGGCGTGTGGCAATGTAGGCCACGCATGCCCTTACGAACGCAATAACTATCTTATATAAATCGTTCCAGGAGTTTTTATGCAGGGAATCATCCAGAAGATATCCGGGCCGGCGGTCATTGCCAAGGGCATGATGGGCGCCCGGATGTACGACATAGTCAGGGTGGGCAAGCTGGGGCTGGTGGGCGAGATCATCCGGCTGGACGGCGATACCGCCTTCATCCAGGTCTACGAGGACACCTCCGGTCTGTTCGTGGGCGAAAAGGTGGAGACCACCGGCCAGCCGTTGATGGTGGAGCTGGGGCCGGGCCTGCTGGAGGCCATCTTCGACGGCATCCAGCGTCCCCTGGATCAGATCAAGAAAATGGAGGGCGACTTCATCGCCCGCGGGGTGGAGGTTCCCAGCCTGGACCGGGAGAAGAAATGGCATTTCCAGCCGGCCGCCAAGAAGGGAGACCAGGTCTCCGGCGGCGACCTGCTGGGCCGGGTGCAGGAGAACGAATGGTTCGTGCATAATGTGATGGTGCCGCCCAAGATCACGGGGAAGATAAAGGACATCGTCAAAGAGGGCGATTACACCGTGACCGACGATATCGCCACCCTGGATGACGGCACCAAGCTGCAGATGATGCATGCCTGGCCGGTGCGCGAGCCGCGGCCCTTCAAGAAGAAGATGGATCCCAACGAGATGTTCATCACCGGCCAGAGGATACTGGACACCCTGTTCCCGGTGGCCATGGGCGGGACCGCCGCCATCCCCGGGCCCTTCGGCTCCGGCAAGACGGTGGTGCAGCAGACCCTGGCCAAGCACTCCAACGCCCAGGTGATCATCTACGTGGGCTGCGGCGAGCGGGGCAACGAGATGACCGAGGTGCTGACCGAGTTCCCGGAATTGAAGGATCCCAAGACCGGTCGCCCCCTGATGGAGCGGACGGTGCTGATAGCCAACACCTCCAACATGCCGGTGGCGGCCCGGGAGGCCTCCATCTACACCGGCATCACCCTGGCCGAGTATTTTAGGGACATGGGCTTCTCGGTGGCCATGATGGCCGACTCCACCAGCCGCTGGGCCGAGGCCCTGCGCGAGATATCCTCCCGGCTGGAGGAGATGCCCGGCGAGGAGGGATATCCCACCTACCTGTCCTCCAAGCTGGCCGCCTTCTACGAAAGGGCCGGCCGGACGGTGTGCCTGGGCTCGGACGGCCGCATCGGGTCGGTGACCGTGGTGGGCGCGGTGTCGCCTCCGGGGGGCGATTTCTCCGAGCCGGTCACCCAGAGCACCCTGCGGATCGTGGGCACTTTTTGGGCCCTGGACGCTTCGCTGGCCCAGCGCCGGCATTTTCCGGCCATCAACTGGAACCGTTCCTATTCGCTGTACGCCGAGATGCTCACCGGCTGGCTGAAGGAGAATGTGGTGGGCGACTACGACCTAGTCCGCCGGCGGGCCATGGAACTGCTGCAGAAGGAGGCCGAGCTGCAGGAGGTGGTCCAGCTGGTGGGCCCGGACGCCCTGCAGGACAACGAGCGGATGATCATCGAGGTGGGCAAGATGCTGCGGGAGGATTTTCTGCAGCAGCATGCCTTCTCCGAGGTGGACGGCCACTGCTCGCTGGACAAGGGCTACTGGATGCTGAAAGGGATCCTGGCCCTGTACGACGAGTGCCAGAAGGCCATCTCCCACGGCAAGATGCATATCAACGACATCCTCAACCTCCAGCAGCTGGAGCAGTGCGCCCGGTTCAAAGAGGTTCCCCAGAAGGAATTCAAAGCCCATATGGATAAGTTCATGGCCGGCCTGGCCGATACCTTCGCCGGGAAATAACCGACTTCCCATCAGATGTCACCCTGAGAGGGCAATTTCGCTTGGCAGGGTGAACGGGTGACACTGTCATCCTTCAGCCTGTGGCGCACCGCAGGAATCTCAGGATGATAGATAGTAGAATAAACATAACAGTATAGGTGAATTATGCGTCTAGTAACCAGAGCGGATTTCGATGGATTGATCTGCGGCGTCCTGTTGAAGGAGGCCGGCATCATCGACAAT of Candidatus Edwardsbacteria bacterium RifOxyA12_full_54_48 contains these proteins:
- a CDS encoding V-type ATP synthase subunit A, whose product is MQGIIQKISGPAVIAKGMMGARMYDIVRVGKLGLVGEIIRLDGDTAFIQVYEDTSGLFVGEKVETTGQPLMVELGPGLLEAIFDGIQRPLDQIKKMEGDFIARGVEVPSLDREKKWHFQPAAKKGDQVSGGDLLGRVQENEWFVHNVMVPPKITGKIKDIVKEGDYTVTDDIATLDDGTKLQMMHAWPVREPRPFKKKMDPNEMFITGQRILDTLFPVAMGGTAAIPGPFGSGKTVVQQTLAKHSNAQVIIYVGCGERGNEMTEVLTEFPELKDPKTGRPLMERTVLIANTSNMPVAAREASIYTGITLAEYFRDMGFSVAMMADSTSRWAEALREISSRLEEMPGEEGYPTYLSSKLAAFYERAGRTVCLGSDGRIGSVTVVGAVSPPGGDFSEPVTQSTLRIVGTFWALDASLAQRRHFPAINWNRSYSLYAEMLTGWLKENVVGDYDLVRRRAMELLQKEAELQEVVQLVGPDALQDNERMIIEVGKMLREDFLQQHAFSEVDGHCSLDKGYWMLKGILALYDECQKAISHGKMHINDILNLQQLEQCARFKEVPQKEFKAHMDKFMAGLADTFAGK